A stretch of Brassica napus cultivar Da-Ae chromosome C6, Da-Ae, whole genome shotgun sequence DNA encodes these proteins:
- the LOC106402416 gene encoding protein BASIC PENTACYSTEINE6 isoform X1, which produces MDDGGHRDNGRHKTPQGQQWMMQHQPSMKQVMSIIAERDAAIQERNLAISERKSAVAERDMAFLQRDTAIAERNNAIMERDSALSALQYRENSMATPSAVSNMAAACPPGCQMPRGVKHIHHPQMHHQHHMLQLSDHAYDESREMDGLPTSPPPETALDSAKPKRGGKRVKDPKATTKTTANKRGPKNPRKVKKENEDDLTKIMFVKTLDYGEEETSKLVLTGSKSDWKSQEMVGLNQVVYDETTMPPPVCSCTGDLRQCYKWGNGGWQSSCCTTTISMYPLPALPNKRHARVGGRKMSGSAFNKLLSRLAAEGHHDLSNPVDLKDHWAKHGTNRYITIK; this is translated from the exons ATGGATGATGGTGGGCATCGTGACAATGGTCGCCATAAAACACCTCAGGGCCAG CAGTGGATGATGCAGCATCAACCATCGATGAAACAAGTCATGTCAATAATAGCAGAGCGCGATGCAGCGATCCAGGAGAGAAACCTAGCGATATCGGAGAGAAAATCAGCAGTAGCTGAAAGGGACATGGCATTCCTCCAGCGAGACACAGCCATCGCCGAGCGCAACAACGCCATTATGGAGAGAGACAGTGCCCTTTCAGCTCTACAATACCGTGAGAACTCCATGGCTACACCTTCTGCAGTTTCCAATATGGCTGCAGCATGTCCCCCGGGATGTCAAATGCCACGTGGTGTAAAGCACATTCACCATCCACAAATGCATCATCAGCATCACATGCTTCAGTTGAGTGATCATGCATATGATGAGTCCAGAGAAATGGATGGTCTCCCGACATCACCACCTCCAGAAACCGCCTTGGATTCTGCCAAACCAAAACGTGGCGGCAAAAGAGTGAAAGACCCAAAGGCGACAACGAAGACCACTGCTAATAAGAGAGGGCCAAAGAATCCTAGGAAGGTTAAGAAAGAGAACGAGGACGACTTGACCAAGATAATGTTTGTGAAAACCCTTGACTACGGCGAAGAAGAGACAAGCAAGCTCGTCTTAACAGGATCCAAATCAGACTGGAAAAGCCAGGAAATGGTGGGGCTGAACCAGGTTGTTTACGACGAGACAACAATGCCACCACCGGTCTGTTCATGTACAGGAGATCTCAGACAGTGCTACAAATGGGGAAACGGAGGCTGGCAGTCATCGTGTTGCACGACCACAATATCAATGTATCCGTTACCAGCACTGCCCAACAAAAGACATGCTCGAGTCGGTGGAAGGAAAATGAGTGGAAGCGCGTTCAACAAGCTTCTAAGCCGGCTTGCTGCAGAAGGGCACCATGATCTCTCAAACCCGGTTGATCTCAAAGACCATTGGGCAAAGCACGGTACAAACCGCTACATCACGATCAAATGA
- the LOC106402416 gene encoding protein BASIC PENTACYSTEINE6 isoform X2, which produces MDDGGHRDNGRHKTPQGQWMMQHQPSMKQVMSIIAERDAAIQERNLAISERKSAVAERDMAFLQRDTAIAERNNAIMERDSALSALQYRENSMATPSAVSNMAAACPPGCQMPRGVKHIHHPQMHHQHHMLQLSDHAYDESREMDGLPTSPPPETALDSAKPKRGGKRVKDPKATTKTTANKRGPKNPRKVKKENEDDLTKIMFVKTLDYGEEETSKLVLTGSKSDWKSQEMVGLNQVVYDETTMPPPVCSCTGDLRQCYKWGNGGWQSSCCTTTISMYPLPALPNKRHARVGGRKMSGSAFNKLLSRLAAEGHHDLSNPVDLKDHWAKHGTNRYITIK; this is translated from the exons ATGGATGATGGTGGGCATCGTGACAATGGTCGCCATAAAACACCTCAGGGCCAG TGGATGATGCAGCATCAACCATCGATGAAACAAGTCATGTCAATAATAGCAGAGCGCGATGCAGCGATCCAGGAGAGAAACCTAGCGATATCGGAGAGAAAATCAGCAGTAGCTGAAAGGGACATGGCATTCCTCCAGCGAGACACAGCCATCGCCGAGCGCAACAACGCCATTATGGAGAGAGACAGTGCCCTTTCAGCTCTACAATACCGTGAGAACTCCATGGCTACACCTTCTGCAGTTTCCAATATGGCTGCAGCATGTCCCCCGGGATGTCAAATGCCACGTGGTGTAAAGCACATTCACCATCCACAAATGCATCATCAGCATCACATGCTTCAGTTGAGTGATCATGCATATGATGAGTCCAGAGAAATGGATGGTCTCCCGACATCACCACCTCCAGAAACCGCCTTGGATTCTGCCAAACCAAAACGTGGCGGCAAAAGAGTGAAAGACCCAAAGGCGACAACGAAGACCACTGCTAATAAGAGAGGGCCAAAGAATCCTAGGAAGGTTAAGAAAGAGAACGAGGACGACTTGACCAAGATAATGTTTGTGAAAACCCTTGACTACGGCGAAGAAGAGACAAGCAAGCTCGTCTTAACAGGATCCAAATCAGACTGGAAAAGCCAGGAAATGGTGGGGCTGAACCAGGTTGTTTACGACGAGACAACAATGCCACCACCGGTCTGTTCATGTACAGGAGATCTCAGACAGTGCTACAAATGGGGAAACGGAGGCTGGCAGTCATCGTGTTGCACGACCACAATATCAATGTATCCGTTACCAGCACTGCCCAACAAAAGACATGCTCGAGTCGGTGGAAGGAAAATGAGTGGAAGCGCGTTCAACAAGCTTCTAAGCCGGCTTGCTGCAGAAGGGCACCATGATCTCTCAAACCCGGTTGATCTCAAAGACCATTGGGCAAAGCACGGTACAAACCGCTACATCACGATCAAATGA